In Bos taurus isolate L1 Dominette 01449 registration number 42190680 breed Hereford chromosome 9, ARS-UCD2.0, whole genome shotgun sequence, a single genomic region encodes these proteins:
- the OGFRL1 gene encoding opioid growth factor receptor-like protein 1 isoform X2 — protein MGNLLGGVSVREPTTVEDCDSTWQTDSEPELEEPGPGGGEGPGREPAQPPEPAEPAEPPERAGGRLRAGPAPEPDPEAAGAEQGTDSTEAPAKPKRSFYAARDLYKYRHQYPNFKDIRYQNDLSNLRFYKNKIPFKPDGVYIEEVLNKWKGDYEKLEHNHTYIQWLFPLREQGLNFYAKELTTYEIEEFKKTKEAIRRFLLAYKMMLEFFGIKLIDKTGNVARAVNWQERFQHLNESQHNYLRITRILKSLGELGYESFKSPLVKFILHEALVENTIPNIKQSALEYFVYTIRDRRERRKLLRFAQKHYTPSENFIWGPPRKAQPEGSKAQKPPGPPTAGQHGQMSMHKKPKDSKNASSAAHGISKAAEDKKVASKESEEMDKPSEEPGSEAAQPGDPGQDEVANNSSPRAAKTVTHPEEQKESASPSEKDEASDTRNQDGGSPGDAGSHDDAALP, from the exons ATGGGCAACCTGCTCGGCGGGGTCAGCGTGCGCGAGCCCACCACCGTGGAGGACTGCGACTCCACCTGGCAGACAGACTCGGAGCCCGAGCTCGAGGAGCCGGGGCCGGGCGGCGGCGAGGGCCCGGGGCGGGAGCCCGCGCAGCCCCCAGAGCCCGCGGAGCCCGCGGAGCCCCCGGAGCGAGCCGGCGGCCGGCTCCGCGCCGGCCCCGCGCCGGAGCCGGACCCCGAGGCGGCAGGCGCAGAGCAG GGGACTGATTCCACTGAAGCACCTGCCAAGCCAAAGAGAAGTTTTTATGCTGCGAGGGATTTGTACAAATACCGACACCAGTACCCA AACTTCAAAGATATCCGATATCAAAATGACTTGAGCAATCTTCGtttttataagaataaaattccatttaaGCCCGATG GTGTTTACATTGAAGAAGTTCTCAATAAGTGGAAAGGGGACTACGAGAAGCTGGAACACAATCACACCTACATCCAATG GCTTTTCCCTCTGAGAGAACAAGGCTTGAACTTCTATGCTAAAGAACTAACTACCTATGAAATTGAG gaattcaagaaaacaaaggaagcaaTAAGAAGATTCCTCCTGGCTTATAAAATGATGTTAGAGTTTTTTGGAATAAAGCTGATAGATAAAACTGGAAACGTTGCCCGGGCTGTTAACTGGCAGGAAAGGTTTCAGCATCTGAATGA GTCTCAGCACAACTATTTGAGGATCACTCGTATTCTGAAAAGCCTCGGCGAGCTTGGATATGAAAGTTTTAAATCTCCTCTTGTAAAATTTATCCTTCATGAGGCTCTGGTGGAAAATACTATTCCCAATATTAAACAGAGCGCGCTGGAGTATTTCGTGTACACAATCAGAGAcagaagggagaggagaaagcTCCTACGGTTTGCCCAGAAACATTACACGCCCTCAGAGAATTTTATCTGGGGACCCCCGAGGAAGGCACAGCCCGAGGGCAGCAAAGCCCAGAAGCCCCCCGGGCCGCCCACCGCGGGGCAGCACGGTCAGATGTCTATGCACAAAAAACCCAAAGACTCCAAAAACGCCTCTTCAGCCGCGCATGGGATCAGTAAAGCAGCTGAAGACAAAAAAGTGGCCTCTAAGGAGTCAGAAGAGATGGACAAGCCCAGTGAGGAGCCAGGCAGCGAGGCCGCCCAGCCCGGAGACCCAGGGCAGGATGAGGTTGCAAACAATTCCAGTCCTCGGGCAGCAAAGACAGTTACTCATCCCGAGGAGCAAAAGGAGAGTGCATCTCCCTCGGAGAAGGATGAGGCGAGTGACACCCGGAACCAAGACGGTGGAAGTCCAGGCGATGCGGGTTCCCATGATGACGCCGCGTTGCCGTGA
- the OGFRL1 gene encoding opioid growth factor receptor-like protein 1 isoform X1 → MGNLLGGVSVREPTTVEDCDSTWQTDSEPELEEPGPGGGEGPGREPAQPPEPAEPAEPPERAGGRLRAGPAPEPDPEAAGAEQGTDSTEAPAKPKRSFYAARDLYKYRHQYPQNFKDIRYQNDLSNLRFYKNKIPFKPDGVYIEEVLNKWKGDYEKLEHNHTYIQWLFPLREQGLNFYAKELTTYEIEEFKKTKEAIRRFLLAYKMMLEFFGIKLIDKTGNVARAVNWQERFQHLNESQHNYLRITRILKSLGELGYESFKSPLVKFILHEALVENTIPNIKQSALEYFVYTIRDRRERRKLLRFAQKHYTPSENFIWGPPRKAQPEGSKAQKPPGPPTAGQHGQMSMHKKPKDSKNASSAAHGISKAAEDKKVASKESEEMDKPSEEPGSEAAQPGDPGQDEVANNSSPRAAKTVTHPEEQKESASPSEKDEASDTRNQDGGSPGDAGSHDDAALP, encoded by the exons ATGGGCAACCTGCTCGGCGGGGTCAGCGTGCGCGAGCCCACCACCGTGGAGGACTGCGACTCCACCTGGCAGACAGACTCGGAGCCCGAGCTCGAGGAGCCGGGGCCGGGCGGCGGCGAGGGCCCGGGGCGGGAGCCCGCGCAGCCCCCAGAGCCCGCGGAGCCCGCGGAGCCCCCGGAGCGAGCCGGCGGCCGGCTCCGCGCCGGCCCCGCGCCGGAGCCGGACCCCGAGGCGGCAGGCGCAGAGCAG GGGACTGATTCCACTGAAGCACCTGCCAAGCCAAAGAGAAGTTTTTATGCTGCGAGGGATTTGTACAAATACCGACACCAGTACCCA caGAACTTCAAAGATATCCGATATCAAAATGACTTGAGCAATCTTCGtttttataagaataaaattccatttaaGCCCGATG GTGTTTACATTGAAGAAGTTCTCAATAAGTGGAAAGGGGACTACGAGAAGCTGGAACACAATCACACCTACATCCAATG GCTTTTCCCTCTGAGAGAACAAGGCTTGAACTTCTATGCTAAAGAACTAACTACCTATGAAATTGAG gaattcaagaaaacaaaggaagcaaTAAGAAGATTCCTCCTGGCTTATAAAATGATGTTAGAGTTTTTTGGAATAAAGCTGATAGATAAAACTGGAAACGTTGCCCGGGCTGTTAACTGGCAGGAAAGGTTTCAGCATCTGAATGA GTCTCAGCACAACTATTTGAGGATCACTCGTATTCTGAAAAGCCTCGGCGAGCTTGGATATGAAAGTTTTAAATCTCCTCTTGTAAAATTTATCCTTCATGAGGCTCTGGTGGAAAATACTATTCCCAATATTAAACAGAGCGCGCTGGAGTATTTCGTGTACACAATCAGAGAcagaagggagaggagaaagcTCCTACGGTTTGCCCAGAAACATTACACGCCCTCAGAGAATTTTATCTGGGGACCCCCGAGGAAGGCACAGCCCGAGGGCAGCAAAGCCCAGAAGCCCCCCGGGCCGCCCACCGCGGGGCAGCACGGTCAGATGTCTATGCACAAAAAACCCAAAGACTCCAAAAACGCCTCTTCAGCCGCGCATGGGATCAGTAAAGCAGCTGAAGACAAAAAAGTGGCCTCTAAGGAGTCAGAAGAGATGGACAAGCCCAGTGAGGAGCCAGGCAGCGAGGCCGCCCAGCCCGGAGACCCAGGGCAGGATGAGGTTGCAAACAATTCCAGTCCTCGGGCAGCAAAGACAGTTACTCATCCCGAGGAGCAAAAGGAGAGTGCATCTCCCTCGGAGAAGGATGAGGCGAGTGACACCCGGAACCAAGACGGTGGAAGTCCAGGCGATGCGGGTTCCCATGATGACGCCGCGTTGCCGTGA